From a region of the Oryza sativa Japonica Group chromosome 6, ASM3414082v1 genome:
- the LOC4340746 gene encoding zinc finger protein HD1, with product MNYNFGGNVFDQEVGVGGEGGGGGEGSGCPWARPCDGCRAAPSVVYCRADAAYLCASCDARVHAANRVASRHERVRVCEACERAPAALACRADAAALCVACDVQVHSANPLPAITIPATSVLAEAVVATATVLGDKDEEVDSWLLLSKDSDNNNNNNNNNDNDNNDNNNSNSSNNGMYFGEVDEYFDLVGYNSYYDNRIENNQDRQYGMHEQQEQQQQQQEMQKEFAEKEGSECVVPSQITMLSEQQHSGYGVVGADQAASMTAGVSAYTDSISNSISFSSMEAGIVPDSTVIDMPNSRILTPAGAINLFSGPSLQMSLHFSSMDREARVLRYREKKKARKFEKTIRYETRKAYAEARPRIKGRFAKRSDVQIEVDQMFSTAALSDGSYGTVPWF from the exons ATGAATTATAATTTTGGTGGCAACGTGTTCGACCAGGAGGTTGGAGTTggaggcgaaggaggaggaggaggagaggggagcggCTGCCCATGGGCGCGGCCGTGCGACGGGTGCCGCGCGGCGCCGAGCGTGGTGTACTGCCGCGCGGACGCGGCGTACCTGTGCGCGTCGTGCGACGCGCGGGTGCACGCGGCCAACCGCGTGGCGTCCCGCCACGAGCGCGTGCGGGTGTGCGAGGCCTGCGAGCGCGCCCCGGCCGCGCTCGCgtgccgcgccgacgccgccgcgctgtgCGTGGCGTGCGACGTGCAGGTGCACTCCGCGAACCCGCTCCCGGCCATCACCATCCCGGCCACCTCCGTCCTCGCTGAGGCGGTGgtggccaccgccaccgtcctcGGCGACAAGGACGAGGAGGTGGACTCTTGGCTTCTCCTCTCCAAAGATTccgacaacaacaacaacaataacaacaacaacgacAACGACAATAACGacaacaacaacagcaacagcagcaacaacgGCATGTATTTTGGTGAAGTCGATGAGTACTTTGATCTTGTCGGGTACAATTCGTACTACGACAACCGCATCGAAAACAACCAAGATCGGCAGTATGGGATGCATGAACagcaagagcagcagcagcagcagcaggagatgCAAAAGGAGTTTGCAGAGAAGGAAGGGAGCGAGTGTGTGGTACCTTCACAGATCACAATGCTGAGTGAGCAGCAGCATAGTGGTTATGGAGTTGTGGGAGCAGACCAGGCCGCCTCCATGACCGCCGGCGTCAGTGCTTACACAGATTCCATCAGCAACAGC ATATCTTTCTCATCAATGGAGGCGGGTATAGTACCAGACAGCACGGTGATAGATATGCCAAATTCCAGAATCCTGACACCTGCTGGAGCAATCAATCTCTTCTCAGGTCCCTCGCTTCAGATGTCCCTTCACTTCAGCTCCATGGACAGGGAGGCCAGGGTGCTCAGGTacagggagaagaagaaggccaGGAAGTTTGAGAAGACAATACGTTATGAAACAAGAAAGGCGTATGCAGAGGCACGACCCCGGATCAAGGGCCGTTTCGCCAAGAGATCAGATGTGCAGATCGAAGTGGACCAGATGTTCTCCACTGCAGCTCTATCTGACGGTAGCTATGGTACTGTTCCATGGTTCTGA